The following proteins come from a genomic window of Lolium rigidum isolate FL_2022 chromosome 5, APGP_CSIRO_Lrig_0.1, whole genome shotgun sequence:
- the LOC124652450 gene encoding cystinosin homolog isoform X1, giving the protein MSSSWNSVGLEVLYQVIGWIAFAAWSFSFYPQVVLNYKRKSVVGLNFDFLVLNLTKHSSYLIYNAALFFSPVIQKQYHDKFGDKEMIPVAANDVAFSVHAVTLTAFTLSQVLIYERGNQKVSKVCISITAVVWTAAIVCLIVAWPKSNWLWLIDIFNTIQVLMTAIKYIPQAVMNFRRKSTTGWSIGNILLDLTGGVLNFGQMGVQSIDQHTLVNFYGNIGKTLLSLEVVFFDVIFIIQHYVLYPVKRDENGKAIISERVAPLIRPLDKPEEDSV; this is encoded by the exons ATGTCGTCGTCGTGGAACTCGGTGGGGCTGGAGGTGCTGTACCAGGTCATCGGCTGGATCGCCTTCGCGGCCTGGTCCTTCAGCTTCTACCCGCAGGTCGTCCTCAACTACAAGCGCAAGAG TGTCGTGGGTTTGAACTTTGATTTCCTGGTGCTGAACTTGACAAAGCACTCTTCCTACCTCATATACAATGCTGCTCTATTCTTCAGCCCTGTCATCCAGAAACAGTATCATGACAAGTTTGGTGATAAAGAG ATGATTCCTGTTGCTGCAAATGATGTTGCTTTTTCTGTACATGCTGTTACCTTGACAGCTTTTACCCTTTCTCAAGTACTCATCTATGAG CGTGGGAATCAGAAAGTCTCCAAAGTGTGCATATCAATCACTGCTGTGGTCTGGACAGCTGCTATTGTTTGCCTTATTGTAGCTTGGCCAAAAAGTAACTGGCTATGGCTTATTGATATATTCAA CACAATACAGGTTCTGATGACAGCAATCAAGTACATCCCTCAG GCTGTGATGAACTTCAGGAGGAAGAGTACTACTGGTTGGAGTATTGGCAATATATTACTTGATCTTACAGGAGGGGTGCTGAACTTTGGTCAGATGGGTGTGCAATCTATTGATCAGC ACACCTTAGTGAATTTCTATGGAAATATCGGGAAAACCCTTCTTTCATTG GAAGTTGTTTTCTTCGATGTTATATTCATAATTCAACACTATGTGCTGTACCCTGTCAAACGCGATGAGAATGGTAAGGCTATCATTTCTGAGAGGGTAGCGCCTCTTATCAGGCCCTTAGACAAGCCTGAAGAAGATAGTGTTTGA
- the LOC124652450 gene encoding cystinosin homolog isoform X2 — protein sequence MSSSWNSVGLEVLYQVIGWIAFAAWSFSFYPQVVLNYKRKSVVGLNFDFLVLNLTKHSSYLIYNAALFFSPVIQKQYHDKFGDKEMIPVAANDVAFSVHAVTLTAFTLSQVLIYERGNQKVSKVCISITAVVWTAAIVCLIVAWPKSNWLWLIDIFNTIQVLMTAIKYIPQAVMNFRRKSTTGWSIGNILLDLTGGVLNFGQMGVQSIDQHTLVNFYGNIGKTLLSLEVVFFDVIFIIQHYVLYPVKRDENDGVYPVLPVQVKDGAAV from the exons ATGTCGTCGTCGTGGAACTCGGTGGGGCTGGAGGTGCTGTACCAGGTCATCGGCTGGATCGCCTTCGCGGCCTGGTCCTTCAGCTTCTACCCGCAGGTCGTCCTCAACTACAAGCGCAAGAG TGTCGTGGGTTTGAACTTTGATTTCCTGGTGCTGAACTTGACAAAGCACTCTTCCTACCTCATATACAATGCTGCTCTATTCTTCAGCCCTGTCATCCAGAAACAGTATCATGACAAGTTTGGTGATAAAGAG ATGATTCCTGTTGCTGCAAATGATGTTGCTTTTTCTGTACATGCTGTTACCTTGACAGCTTTTACCCTTTCTCAAGTACTCATCTATGAG CGTGGGAATCAGAAAGTCTCCAAAGTGTGCATATCAATCACTGCTGTGGTCTGGACAGCTGCTATTGTTTGCCTTATTGTAGCTTGGCCAAAAAGTAACTGGCTATGGCTTATTGATATATTCAA CACAATACAGGTTCTGATGACAGCAATCAAGTACATCCCTCAG GCTGTGATGAACTTCAGGAGGAAGAGTACTACTGGTTGGAGTATTGGCAATATATTACTTGATCTTACAGGAGGGGTGCTGAACTTTGGTCAGATGGGTGTGCAATCTATTGATCAGC ACACCTTAGTGAATTTCTATGGAAATATCGGGAAAACCCTTCTTTCATTG GAAGTTGTTTTCTTCGATGTTATATTCATAATTCAACACTATGTGCTGTACCCTGTCAAACGCGATGAGAATG
- the LOC124653797 gene encoding L10-interacting MYB domain-containing protein-like gives MPEAEWNDEHTTLICELFVEQVRAGNRPNTHINNTGYSLVAQKFEQRTQLLYTKTQLKNKWDKLKRDYINWKELLARGAGLGWNNGKGTIAADKDWWKNTCTELPGAKKFRRAGIKNENHLKVMFEDIISSVVDHSSPAADSVPSAPDSTLNVENLDRSDNNVESFSEDNHVSQLDHNDVTQLGNNDAIQQNHDPPSIRSDVEESHGTQLDRHGDTQLGNNGVIPLNHDPPSIRNKRRPIHVNTMENKIGESKRNKTETALLMQAQLKRIVELV, from the exons ATGCCAGAAGCTGAGTGGAACGATGAGCACACTACACTTATCTGCGAACTCTTTGTTGAGCAAGTTCGGGCTGGAAATCGACCAAATACTCATATCAATAACACTGGTTACAGCCTAGTTGCACAGAAGTTTGAACAAAGAACACAGTTACTTTATACGAAGACACAACTTAAGAATAAATGGGATAAACTCAAGAGAGATTACATCAACTGGAAGGAATTGCTTGCAAGGGGTGCAGGTTTGGGTTGGAACAACGGAAAAGGAACAATTGCGGCTGACAAGGATTGGTGGAAGAATACATGTACA GAGTTGCCAGGTGCAAAAAAGTTCCGCAGAGCTGGAATAAAAAATGAGAATCATTTGAAAGTTATGTTTGAAGATATTATCAGTAGTGTTGTGGATCATTCTTCACCAGCAGCAGACAGTGTGCCATCTGCTCCTGACAGCACCTtgaatgttgagaatcttgatagATCCGATAATAATGTGGAAAGTTTCTCAGAAGATAACCATGTCAGTCAACTAGACCATAATGATGTCACTCAGCTCGGCAATAATGATGCCATTCAGCAAAACCATGACCCTCCCTCAATTAGGAGCGATGTGGAAGAGAGTCATGGCACTCAACTAGACCGTCATGGTGACACTCAGCTCGGCAATAATGGTGTCATTCCGCTAAACCATGATCCCCCCTCAATTAGGAACAAAAGAAGACCTATTCATGTTAATACCATGGAGAATAAGATAGGGGAAAGTAAGAGAAACAAGACGGAAACAGCTTTGCTCATGCAAGCTCAGTTGAAGCGTATAGTGGAGTTGGTTTAG